From Mumia sp. ZJ1417:
TCGTCCGGCTGGCCTTCGTGGTCTTGACCGTGCTCGGGCTCGGCTCGATGATCATCGTCTACCTCGTCGCCTGGCTCCTGATGCCCAAGGACGTCTGACGCCGCTCGGGAAGGCAGGCAGTGCCCGGGTCAGCGTGAACGCGGACGTTCGAACAGGCGCGACATCACGATCGCGCTCCGCGTGCGCTCGACCCGGGCATGCTCGCGCATCCGCTCGACGACCTGCTCGATCTCGGCCATGTTCGTCGCCATCACGTGCACGATCGCGTCAGGGTTGCCGGCGACGGTCCACGCGCCGACGACCTGCGGGATCGGCTCGAGGCTGCGTTTGAGCTCGCCGGCCGACACGTTGCCGTCGTAGTAGATCTCGACGTACGCCTCGGTCGTCCACCCGAGGGCCGCGGGGTCGATGAGGGTCGTGAAGCCGGTGATCTGGCCGCTCGCACGCATCCGGTCGACCCGGCGCTTGACCGCCGGAGCCGACAGCCCGACACCGGCACCGATCTCGGAGAACGTTGCTCGCCCGTCGCGCATCAGGTGCCCGATGATCTCCCGGTCGACCGCGTCCATCGGCACGACCCCCTCCTCGCCTCACGTCTGACGACGTGCGAGCAAGCCTAGAGCCGCTCGCCCTCCGACGTGTACGGCGCGCGCCACTCAGGTGCCTCGTCGAGGTCGGGTCCGGACCAGTACTCGCGGGCCGCGACGACCTGCCCGTCGCGGACCGTCCAGAACCCGGCCGCGACGTACACGCCGTCGACCCCCTCCTGCGTCACCTCCAGGTCGGTGGCGGCCCTGTCGCCGGCACCGACGACGTCACGCACGGTGATCGACCAGCCCTCGGGGTAGTCACGGTTCATCGCGACGTACGCGGGACCGAGGAACGTCTCCCCCGTCCGGGGCCACTCGATCACCGCCTCGGGGTGCACGAGCGCCGCGACTGCGTCCCAGTCGCGGGCCTGCATGCGGGTCTCGAGCGCTGTCACGACCTGTACGGCATCCATAGGCCCAGCGTGCCCGACGGCACTGACACGTCGCTCAGCTCTGCCAGGACTTCCACAGCGCCGCGTACGACCCACCGCGCGCGACCAGCTCGTCGTGGCTCCCGAGCTCGCTGATCTCGCCGTCCTCGACGACCGCGACCCGGTCCGCGTCGTGCGCGGTGTAGAGGCGGTGCGCGATCGCCACGACCGTCCGCCCCTCGAGGACCGCGCTGAGCGACCGCTCAAGGGCACGCGCGGCCCGCGGGTCGATGAGGGACGTCGCCTCATCGAGCACCAGCGTGTGCGGGTCGGTGAGCACCACCCGCGCCAGCGCGAGGTGCTGCGCCTGCGCGTCGGTGAGGCGGTGGCCTCCCGAGCCGACGACCGTGTCGAGACCGTGCGGGAGGTGCTCCACCCACTCGCGGGCGTCGACCGCGTCGAGCGCAGCCCAGAGCTGGCCGTCGGCGGCGGTCCCGGACTCCTCGAGCGCGAGCTGCAGGTTGTCGCGCAGCGTCCCGACGAAGACGTGGTGCTCCTGCGTCAGCAGCGCGACTCTGCGCCGCAGGTCGTCGAGCTCGAGCTCGGTGACTCCGACGCCGCCGACCGTGACGGCCCCGGTGGTCGGACCCTGGATGCCCGCGATGAGGCGCCCGATCGTCGACTTCCCGGCGCCGGACGGGCCGACGACCGCGAGGCGCTCCCCCGCGGCAAGCTCGAGGTCCACCCCGTGCAGGACCTCGCGACCCGCGACGTACGAGAACCGCACGTCGTCGAGCTCGATGTCTTCGCCTTCGGGGGTACGACCGGTCGGTTCCCGGTCGTCGGGCACCTCTGAGACACCGAGCAGGCGCGCGAGCGAGGTGGCACCGACCTGAAGGGTGTCCATCCAGTTGAGGATCCGGTCGACGGGATCGACGAGGAACCGGACATACAGCACCGCGGCGGTGAGCTCGGCCAACGAGATGGTCCCACGGTCGAGCAGCACGCCGCCGAGCAGGAGCGTCGCGACGACGGGCACGAAGTAGCCCATCTCGACGGCGGGGAAGAACACCGTCCGCAGGTTGCGGGTGTACGACTCCGCAGCGAACGACTCCGCGATGTCCTCGTCGATGCGAGCGCGGCGCTGGTCGCCGAGCCCGAGCGCCTCGACCGTCCGGGCACCCTCCACCGTCTCGGCCAGCGTCGCATTGATCCGCGAGTACGAGGCGTGCTCGCGGATGTAACCGTCGCGTGCACGCTTGAGGTACCAGCGGGTGGCGGCCCACAGCACCGGCACGCCCAGCACGAGGGGGACGAGGACCCATCCACCGACGAGCACCGCCGCGACGACGGTGCACACGGCGGTGACGAGCGCGACCACGGTCTCCGGCACGGCGAAGCGCACCGCCCAGCCCAGCGTGTCGACATCGCGCGAGGTACGGGTCAGGAGGTCGCCGGTCCCCGCGCTTTCCACGACGCCGATCGGCAGGGTCAGTGCCTCGTCGACGAAGTCCTCGCGCAGCCGCGCCAGCACGGTCTCGCCGAAGACCGACGACCGCAGCCTGGCGTACCGGGTCAGGATCGTCTGCGCGACCAGGCACACCGCGACGAACAGCGCGATGCGGTCGATCGTGCCGTAGCCGCCGCGCCCCTCGGTCGCGGCCTCGACGAGGTCACCGACCAGCCAGGGCACGACGAGACCGGCACCGGCAGCGGCGCCGTGAAGGAGCATGATGCCGACGAGGTCACGGCGGTGGTCGCGGCCGAGCTGGCGGAGGTACGAGCGAAGCAGGCGGGTGCCGGCGAT
This genomic window contains:
- a CDS encoding PspC domain-containing protein, producing MTRSKKLVRTSSDQWIAGVCGGIARYLGVDPTVVRLAFVVLTVLGLGSMIIVYLVAWLLMPKDV
- a CDS encoding Lrp/AsnC family transcriptional regulator codes for the protein MDAVDREIIGHLMRDGRATFSEIGAGVGLSAPAVKRRVDRMRASGQITGFTTLIDPAALGWTTEAYVEIYYDGNVSAGELKRSLEPIPQVVGAWTVAGNPDAIVHVMATNMAEIEQVVERMREHARVERTRSAIVMSRLFERPRSR
- a CDS encoding nuclear transport factor 2 family protein, whose protein sequence is MDAVQVVTALETRMQARDWDAVAALVHPEAVIEWPRTGETFLGPAYVAMNRDYPEGWSITVRDVVGAGDRAATDLEVTQEGVDGVYVAAGFWTVRDGQVVAAREYWSGPDLDEAPEWRAPYTSEGERL
- a CDS encoding ABC transporter ATP-binding protein, which produces MHDALPIAGTRLLRSYLRQLGRDHRRDLVGIMLLHGAAAGAGLVVPWLVGDLVEAATEGRGGYGTIDRIALFVAVCLVAQTILTRYARLRSSVFGETVLARLREDFVDEALTLPIGVVESAGTGDLLTRTSRDVDTLGWAVRFAVPETVVALVTAVCTVVAAVLVGGWVLVPLVLGVPVLWAATRWYLKRARDGYIREHASYSRINATLAETVEGARTVEALGLGDQRRARIDEDIAESFAAESYTRNLRTVFFPAVEMGYFVPVVATLLLGGVLLDRGTISLAELTAAVLYVRFLVDPVDRILNWMDTLQVGATSLARLLGVSEVPDDREPTGRTPEGEDIELDDVRFSYVAGREVLHGVDLELAAGERLAVVGPSGAGKSTIGRLIAGIQGPTTGAVTVGGVGVTELELDDLRRRVALLTQEHHVFVGTLRDNLQLALEESGTAADGQLWAALDAVDAREWVEHLPHGLDTVVGSGGHRLTDAQAQHLALARVVLTDPHTLVLDEATSLIDPRAARALERSLSAVLEGRTVVAIAHRLYTAHDADRVAVVEDGEISELGSHDELVARGGSYAALWKSWQS